One Candidatus Uhrbacteria bacterium genomic region harbors:
- a CDS encoding nucleoside-diphosphate kinase (catalyzes the formation of nucleoside triphosphate from ATP and nucleoside diphosphate) translates to MSSQHPKQERTFLMVKPDGVKRGLTGEIIRRLEQRGLKIVALEMFQATLEQVDNHYPKEEAWIRRLGQKTLATYEKYGFDVMTDMGTKDDLELGKMVRGWLIQFMVSAPMVRMVIEGVHAVDMVRKISGPTMPYAAEMGTIRGDYSVDSAAAANKEKRPVHNIVHASETAEEAAHEIAHWFGSGDHIYTYSRGEEEMMF, encoded by the coding sequence ATGTCTAGCCAACATCCAAAACAAGAGCGTACATTCCTCATGGTAAAGCCCGATGGTGTGAAGCGCGGCCTCACGGGCGAGATCATTCGCCGGCTTGAACAGCGCGGCCTCAAAATCGTCGCCCTCGAAATGTTCCAGGCGACCCTGGAGCAAGTAGATAACCACTATCCCAAAGAAGAAGCGTGGATTCGCCGCTTGGGACAAAAGACGCTGGCGACGTACGAAAAGTACGGGTTTGATGTGATGACAGACATGGGAACGAAAGATGATTTGGAACTTGGAAAGATGGTGCGCGGGTGGCTCATCCAGTTTATGGTGAGCGCGCCTATGGTGCGCATGGTCATAGAGGGCGTTCACGCCGTGGACATGGTACGGAAAATTTCAGGTCCCACAATGCCCTATGCCGCCGAGATGGGAACTATTCGCGGAGACTACTCGGTAGACTCTGCCGCTGCGGCAAACAAAGAAAAGCGTCCGGTGCATAACATCGTGCACGCCAGTGAAACGGCCGAAGAGGCGGCGCACGAAATCGCCCATTGGTTCGGAAGTGGAGACCACATCTATACATACTCTCGAGGAGAAGAAGAGATGATGTTTTAG